Proteins encoded within one genomic window of Nordella sp. HKS 07:
- a CDS encoding LysR family transcriptional regulator: protein MLGRVSDADLRLLRVFAAVVECGGFAAAQALLNVSESTISTHMHDLETRLGLRLCQRGRGGFRLTEDGEAVSRAAGELFASLDRFQTKIATRKRQLNGPLVIGMPDNIITHPEFPLSAALDRFYGRENAVHVTVEVLTPRDLERGVLDGKLHLAIAPRHQRVAGLRYEKLLSEINYFYCGRKHPLFTQTSRKPSLAEIAGAGLISRGYLSNFDQRFFKDAPHHATVYSMEASALLILSGRFGGFLPSYYAQRWVAAGEMRPLRPDILAYSPDFFTVTRKGAELSLAAKTFQGDLRAASAEMKKGK, encoded by the coding sequence ATGCTGGGACGGGTGAGCGACGCCGATTTGCGTCTGTTGCGGGTCTTCGCCGCGGTGGTCGAATGCGGCGGGTTTGCCGCAGCCCAGGCGCTGCTGAATGTTTCCGAATCCACCATCAGCACCCATATGCATGATCTCGAGACACGCCTGGGTCTGCGCCTGTGTCAGCGCGGGCGCGGCGGCTTCCGGCTGACCGAGGATGGCGAGGCGGTCTCCCGCGCCGCCGGCGAGCTCTTCGCCTCGCTCGACCGCTTTCAGACCAAGATCGCCACGCGCAAGCGGCAGTTGAACGGGCCACTGGTCATCGGCATGCCGGACAATATCATCACCCATCCGGAGTTCCCGCTCTCCGCTGCCCTCGACCGCTTTTATGGCCGTGAGAATGCGGTGCATGTGACGGTGGAAGTCCTGACCCCGCGTGATCTCGAGCGCGGCGTTCTCGATGGAAAATTGCATCTGGCCATCGCGCCGCGCCATCAGCGGGTGGCGGGATTGCGCTATGAGAAGCTTCTGTCCGAGATCAATTACTTCTATTGCGGCCGCAAGCACCCGCTCTTCACCCAGACCAGCCGCAAACCATCACTGGCGGAAATCGCCGGCGCCGGGCTCATCAGCCGCGGCTATCTCTCCAATTTCGATCAGCGCTTCTTCAAGGATGCGCCGCATCACGCCACCGTTTACAGCATGGAGGCCTCGGCGCTCCTGATCCTGTCTGGCCGTTTCGGCGGCTTCCTGCCGTCCTATTATGCCCAGCGCTGGGTGGCCGCCGGCGAGATGAGGCCGCTGCGCCCCGATATCCTGGCCTATTCGCCGGACTTCTTCACCGTCACGCGCAAGGGTGCCGAACTGAGCCTTGCCGCCAAGACTTTCCAAGGCGATCTGCGGGCCGCTTCGGCCGAAATGAAGAAAGGCAAATAG
- a CDS encoding transporter substrate-binding domain-containing protein — protein MPGMKHLALAAVLLAATSLQALAQEKITVATEASFPPFSKTEADGTYSGFEIDLGNEVCKRAGLDCEWVKQDFDGMIAALLARKFNMVFSSMSIKPEREKVADFSIPYYATKFVFYGKKGAFKDFAADIKGKRVGVYAGATQDQYVRKFHAGELEPVGYENADQIHADLVNGRIDLAFGEQLPANEFLASPQGQDFEVAGPIIDNPEVLGRGVGAMFAKGDPLKAKVDEAIRAIYADGTFDKIEQKWVPGADIRADKLWR, from the coding sequence ATGCCGGGAATGAAACATCTCGCTTTGGCAGCGGTACTTCTGGCGGCCACCTCGCTCCAGGCGCTGGCGCAGGAGAAAATCACGGTGGCGACGGAAGCCTCCTTCCCGCCCTTCTCCAAGACGGAAGCCGATGGAACCTATTCGGGCTTCGAGATCGACCTCGGCAATGAGGTCTGCAAGCGGGCCGGGCTCGATTGCGAATGGGTCAAGCAGGATTTCGACGGCATGATCGCGGCACTGCTCGCCCGTAAATTCAACATGGTCTTCTCCTCCATGTCGATCAAGCCGGAGCGCGAGAAGGTCGCCGATTTCTCCATTCCCTATTACGCCACCAAATTCGTCTTCTACGGCAAGAAGGGCGCCTTCAAGGACTTCGCCGCCGATATCAAGGGCAAGCGGGTCGGGGTCTATGCCGGCGCCACACAGGATCAGTATGTCCGCAAGTTCCATGCCGGCGAGCTCGAGCCGGTGGGTTATGAGAATGCCGACCAGATCCATGCGGATCTCGTGAATGGCCGCATCGATCTCGCTTTCGGCGAGCAATTGCCGGCCAACGAGTTTCTTGCCTCGCCGCAGGGCCAGGATTTCGAGGTGGCGGGACCGATCATCGATAATCCGGAAGTGCTGGGCCGCGGCGTCGGCGCGATGTTCGCCAAGGGCGATCCCTTGAAGGCGAAGGTCGACGAGGCGATCCGCGCGATCTATGCCGATGGCACATTCGACAAGATCGAGCAGAAATGGGTCCCCGGCGCCGATATCCGCGCCGACAAGCTCTGGCGGTAA
- a CDS encoding ABC transporter permease, producing the protein MDWSLFLPGATGWGDELLAGLWLTLRLGLTSVLLGTFLGLVAALGELSRFRVLARALTAYNVVMRSVPELLVILLLYYGLAFLLMALLRPFGITSFIEVSPFWAGTLALSLIHAAYASEVFRGAFQAIPKGQIEAGQAFGMSRFLVFRRIKWPVAFRLSLAALANLLMTTFKNTPFVSAIGLQDLIRAAGDAGQNTKLYFQFFIASLAIYLIIAALMQIVQVKAETSLYAHLRRGSSS; encoded by the coding sequence ATGGACTGGTCTCTGTTTCTGCCGGGAGCCACGGGCTGGGGAGATGAACTCCTCGCCGGCCTGTGGCTGACGCTCAGGCTCGGCCTGACCTCGGTCCTGCTTGGTACTTTTCTCGGCCTTGTCGCGGCACTGGGGGAACTCTCCCGCTTCCGCGTCCTCGCGCGTGCTCTCACCGCCTATAATGTCGTGATGCGCAGCGTGCCGGAGCTCCTGGTCATCCTGCTGCTCTATTATGGCCTTGCCTTCCTCCTTATGGCGCTGCTGCGGCCCTTCGGCATCACGAGCTTCATCGAGGTGAGCCCCTTCTGGGCGGGCACGCTGGCCCTCAGCCTCATCCACGCGGCCTATGCGAGCGAAGTGTTCCGTGGCGCCTTCCAGGCGATCCCCAAGGGCCAGATCGAAGCCGGCCAGGCTTTCGGCATGAGCCGCTTTCTGGTGTTCCGGCGTATCAAATGGCCGGTGGCCTTCCGTCTGTCGCTCGCCGCTCTCGCCAATCTCTTGATGACGACCTTCAAGAACACGCCGTTTGTCTCCGCCATCGGGCTCCAGGATCTCATCCGTGCCGCCGGCGATGCCGGCCAGAACACCAAGCTCTATTTCCAGTTCTTCATCGCCTCGCTGGCGATTTACCTGATCATCGCCGCGCTGATGCAGATCGTCCAGGTGAAGGCCGAGACCTCGCTCTATGCCCATCTGCGGCGCGGATCGTCGTCATGA
- a CDS encoding ABC transporter permease has translation MMLDWETFVTYVPLLIQGAVTTIELTMLVALFGFLIALPVALARNSASRAARAFAQSFIFFFRGAPILAVLFLLYYGLPQIPGIKESILWHLIARPMPIAVLALSLNSAGFLAEIFAIALRNVAVGDIEAARAFGFGRVQTFFRFALPGAARLCIRAYGNELVFVLKGTAAVNFITITDLIGAANQIYFNTFDPITPLLVAGAIYLVFALLIVTCIRGMERRLSPWLFIETKLKET, from the coding sequence ATGATGCTCGACTGGGAAACCTTCGTCACTTATGTGCCCTTGCTGATCCAAGGCGCGGTGACGACGATCGAGCTCACTATGCTGGTCGCCTTGTTCGGCTTCCTCATCGCGCTGCCGGTGGCGCTCGCCCGCAATTCGGCATCGCGGGCGGCGAGAGCATTCGCCCAGAGCTTCATCTTCTTCTTTCGCGGCGCGCCCATCCTGGCGGTGCTCTTCCTCCTTTATTACGGACTGCCGCAGATACCCGGCATCAAGGAGAGCATCCTATGGCACCTGATCGCGCGACCGATGCCGATCGCCGTCCTGGCGCTGTCGCTCAATTCCGCCGGCTTCCTGGCCGAGATCTTCGCCATCGCCTTGCGCAATGTGGCGGTGGGCGACATCGAGGCGGCGCGCGCCTTCGGATTCGGCCGGGTGCAGACCTTCTTCCGCTTCGCATTGCCGGGGGCGGCGCGGCTCTGCATCCGCGCCTATGGCAATGAGTTGGTCTTCGTCCTCAAAGGCACGGCCGCGGTCAATTTCATCACCATCACCGACCTCATCGGCGCCGCCAATCAGATCTATTTCAACACTTTCGATCCCATCACGCCGCTTCTCGTCGCGGGCGCGATCTATCTCGTCTTTGCACTCCTCATCGTCACTTGTATACGCGGGATGGAGCGCCGTCTCTCGCCATGGCTATTTATCGAGACAAAACTGAAGGAAACGTGA
- a CDS encoding RidA family protein translates to MKRQTFTLDNAEGLPLSDAVRFGDIIFVSGMVAFDDKGKIVKGGIAAETRQTFRNIERVLEKAGASLADVLKVNIILTHAEDFDAFNVAYRALFPKSPPARISMVAGLTIEARLEVDVIAGVSS, encoded by the coding sequence ATGAAGCGCCAGACATTCACCTTGGACAATGCGGAGGGCCTGCCGCTCTCGGATGCGGTGCGCTTCGGCGACATCATCTTCGTTTCCGGCATGGTCGCCTTCGACGACAAGGGGAAAATCGTCAAAGGCGGCATCGCCGCCGAGACCCGCCAGACCTTCAGGAATATCGAACGCGTCCTCGAGAAGGCCGGCGCCTCGCTGGCCGATGTGCTCAAGGTCAATATCATCCTCACCCATGCCGAGGACTTCGACGCCTTCAATGTTGCCTATCGCGCGCTCTTCCCGAAATCCCCGCCGGCGCGTATTTCCATGGTGGCGGGCCTCACCATCGAGGCCAGGCTCGAGGTCGACGTCATTGCGGGAGTGAGTTCATGA
- a CDS encoding HpcH/HpaI aldolase/citrate lyase family protein encodes MKRAFWLQTNNQQACEIARLAGYDMVVFDGEHGVFDVAALDRLVPFCAGIGLEPFVRVGEASRPQIQAALDMGAVGVILPQIEGLDHAARVTAFAKYPPLGSRGIGYSRTMNYDGVGPDYITAENARRLCYAMIETPGAFAAMEEIAALPCVDGLFIGPGDLSLTRGRGLFADTAADAADLKQVAETARKAGKLFAAAGPTRNYSKLAAGLGASFVTEGDELTAMMIGFKSLLS; translated from the coding sequence ATGAAGCGCGCCTTCTGGCTGCAGACCAACAATCAGCAGGCTTGCGAGATCGCGCGTCTCGCCGGCTACGACATGGTGGTGTTCGATGGCGAGCATGGCGTCTTCGATGTGGCAGCCCTCGACCGGCTGGTGCCGTTCTGCGCCGGGATCGGCCTCGAGCCCTTCGTGCGGGTCGGCGAGGCCAGCCGGCCGCAGATCCAGGCGGCGCTCGATATGGGCGCCGTGGGCGTCATCCTTCCGCAGATCGAGGGCCTCGATCACGCGGCGCGTGTCACCGCTTTCGCCAAATATCCCCCGCTCGGCTCGCGTGGCATCGGCTATAGCCGGACCATGAACTACGACGGCGTCGGCCCCGATTACATTACGGCCGAGAACGCCAGACGCCTGTGCTATGCGATGATCGAGACGCCGGGTGCATTCGCCGCCATGGAAGAGATCGCCGCCTTGCCTTGCGTCGACGGGCTTTTCATCGGCCCCGGCGACCTGTCGCTGACCCGCGGCCGCGGCCTTTTCGCAGATACGGCGGCGGACGCGGCCGACCTGAAGCAAGTGGCGGAGACCGCGCGCAAGGCGGGGAAGCTCTTCGCCGCCGCGGGGCCGACCCGGAACTATTCCAAGCTGGCGGCCGGTCTCGGCGCCAGCTTCGTCACCGAGGGCGATGAGCTGACCGCCATGATGATCGGCTTCAAGTCCTTGCTGAGTTGA
- a CDS encoding succinylglutamate desuccinylase/aspartoacylase family protein: MDISPYQLDLTQAGTRRLDIRLAQDLTLPLTVVRRGDGPAVLAVGGTHGDEFEGQIAVTRLARTIDAGEIQGTLILMPFHNVLACRAGTRLTPGDSSDLNRLYGRPKGSGPAQSIAGFVEEMLLPHVDWVIDLHSGGDAHEFVLSSNVQARFPSPEYNAMLAPLLAFDAPYAIVFDEVPSSPHMPHGGTLEGAARALGKKAISSELGGAGRVSAQSLAVAERGLRNLLSFIGVVPGDQATPPAQSRSQLLFLGRPEHHVTIRTSGCFAPMVDLGTEVRQGDLLGHIEGRNDAEPIHAPTFGVVVAVASQGRQQAGNAVFYLADNINSART; this comes from the coding sequence ATGGATATTTCCCCGTATCAGCTCGATCTCACTCAAGCCGGCACGCGGCGGCTCGATATCCGTCTCGCGCAAGACCTGACGCTGCCGCTGACCGTTGTCCGGCGCGGCGACGGCCCCGCCGTACTCGCGGTGGGCGGCACTCATGGCGATGAGTTCGAAGGCCAGATCGCCGTGACCCGCCTCGCCCGTACGATCGATGCCGGTGAGATCCAGGGCACGCTCATCCTCATGCCCTTCCACAATGTCCTTGCCTGCCGGGCCGGCACGCGGCTCACCCCTGGCGACAGCAGCGATCTCAACCGTCTCTATGGTCGGCCGAAGGGCTCAGGGCCCGCGCAGAGCATCGCCGGTTTCGTCGAAGAGATGCTCCTCCCCCACGTCGACTGGGTGATCGACCTCCATTCGGGCGGCGACGCACATGAATTCGTGCTGAGCTCCAATGTGCAGGCGCGCTTCCCCTCGCCCGAATACAACGCCATGCTGGCGCCGCTCCTCGCCTTCGACGCACCCTATGCAATCGTATTCGACGAGGTCCCCTCCTCGCCTCATATGCCGCATGGCGGCACGTTGGAGGGTGCGGCGCGGGCACTCGGCAAAAAGGCGATTTCCTCCGAGCTCGGCGGAGCGGGCCGCGTAAGCGCGCAATCGCTCGCCGTCGCCGAGCGCGGCTTGCGCAATCTCCTGAGCTTCATCGGCGTCGTCCCTGGCGACCAGGCGACACCTCCCGCGCAGAGCCGGTCACAGCTGCTTTTCCTCGGCCGGCCGGAACATCATGTGACAATCAGGACCAGCGGCTGCTTCGCGCCTATGGTCGATCTCGGCACGGAGGTCCGGCAAGGCGATCTCCTCGGTCACATAGAAGGCCGTAACGACGCCGAACCGATCCACGCGCCGACCTTCGGCGTGGTCGTCGCGGTGGCGAGCCAGGGCCGGCAGCAGGCCGGCAATGCGGTGTTCTATCTGGCCGACAATATCAACTCAGCAAGGACTTGA